Within Brevinematia bacterium, the genomic segment ACTACTTGACGTAGGATGTGGTGTTGGGGTTTTTGTTGAGACTGCTTTGAGAAGAGGTTATGACGCAAAAGGAATTGACATAAACAGGGAGATATTACACTTGGTTGGTGAATCGGTTGTGGATAGAGTCATTATTGGAGATTTTAGTGAGTTTGAAACAGACAAAAAGTTTGATGTGATAACGATGTGGTATACTCTGGAGCACCTACCTGCCCCTGAAGAAGCTATAAAGAAGGTTTGGAATATGCTAAAGTATGGTGGAGTATTTGCGATTTCTACTCCTAACTGCGACGGAGCAAGTGCTAAATTCAAGACTAGTTGGTATTATTCTATCCTTCCGGAGGATCATATCTTTGAATTTTCACCTAATTCTCTAAGGATTCTCTTGTCAAGAAATGGGTTTAGTGTAGTGAAGGTGATTAACACTGGATTTCACCCGGAGAGGGTAACGAACATTCCGGTTCTTAGAGAACTTTTTGGCATTTACCAGAAACTTTTTG encodes:
- a CDS encoding class I SAM-dependent methyltransferase produces the protein MHKCFSCGTIQREDPIGYYNVVKTQYRGDYFGTRYSKRYGISLDDDFENLKKVSERRMDTIENLYLRLGECNRCVAEVCNACYVRNFVFSLRNRSLLDVGCGVGVFVETALRRGYDAKGIDINREILHLVGESVVDRVIIGDFSEFETDKKFDVITMWYTLEHLPAPEEAIKKVWNMLKYGGVFAISTPNCDGASAKFKTSWYYSILPEDHIFEFSPNSLRILLSRNGFSVVKVINTGFHPERVTNIPVLRELFGIYQKLFDIGDTFEIYSTKRFR